The genomic stretch GTATGGTCGGATGGTATCCCGTTGGATTCTGTACTAATCAATTCCCAACTTTCACCATAATTATCCGTTTTGTAAAGATAGGGTGTAGTATCGCCCAACAAGTGACGGTCCACCGCAACGTAGGCCTTTGCCGGGTCGAACTGTGATGGTTCCACGGACTCTATCCTTCCGCCTTTGGGCAATTTCTTGGGGGTTACGTTCTTCCAAGTGGCACCTCCGTCCTTTGTGATGGAGATAACGCCATCGTTGGATCCTGTCCAGATAACACCTTTGCTTATTTTTGATTCCCTGATGGAATACAGCGTACTGTAGTATTCCTCTCCGGTGATGTCCCTTGTAATCGGGTTTCCAGAAATCACCTGCTTGTCCGGTTCATTGGCGGTAAGGTCTGGAGAGATAATTTCCCAGTTTTTTCCTCCGTTACTGGTCCTGTGTAGGAATTGGGACCCCATATACACCACTTCCGGGTCAAACGGTGACACATGGATGGGTGCTACTCGCTGGAATCTATATTTTAAATCCTTCGGATTATGTCCATATATGTTTGATGCTCCGATGGAATACTCACGACTTTGTCCTGTTTTTTTGCTATAAACGCTAAAGCGTCCCTTGCAGTTGTTGTAAACGATATAATGATTGCCCGGCATTGGGATCACAGGACCTGTTTCGCATCCACCGACATCCATCATTGTACTTCCGTTCGCAGGGGATGTAGCCGTAGGAGACATGCTTGGTATGGCCAATGTAGTGTTGTCCTGCTGAGCACCGTACACCCAATAGGGGTATTGGTCATCTACGGCAACTTGGTAAATCTCGGCCGTAGGCTGGTTATACTGGGTGGACCATGTTTCCCCGCCATTGTGCGATACATTGGCGCCACCATCGTTACATTGGATCAATAAATCAGGATTATCTGGGTTGAGCCAAATATCGTGGTTATCGCCGTGGGGAACGCTCATTCGTCTCCAAGTCTTTCCCCCATCGGTGGATTTTATCAATGGATTGGCATTGGAGTAAACGATATCGGGATCAGTAGGATCCAATTCAATATTGGTATAGTAAAATGGTCGGTTCACCAATCTTTCATCATCTGAAACATGCTCAAAGGATTTGCCCTGATCTACAGATTTGTACAACCCCCTATCCTCGCCTGGGGCCTCGATAACGGCATATAATATTCTGGAATCCACTGGTGAAACGGCCAAATCAATCTTTCCGATCAATCCCGTAGGAAGTCCTTCTTCCAATTTCTGCCAATCTTTTCCGCCATTTACGGATTTATAGATGCCACCTTCACTGTTTTTTCCGCCAGAATCAATGGTCCAAGGTGTACGACGTGCTTTCCAAGCAGCCGCATACACTACGTTGGGATTGCCCGGAAGCAACTCCAAATCGGCAAATCCTGTCTCGTCGGAAACATAGAGTACCTTTTCCCAAGTTTCACCACCATCGGTTGTTTTAAAAACACCACGTTCCTCGTTGGACTTAAACGCATTTCCAATGGCCGCCACCCAAACAATATTGCTGTTCGTAGGGTCTATTTCCACGGCACCTATCTGCCCTGCTTTTTCCAATCCAATGTGCTCCCATGTTTTTCCGGCATCAATGGATTTGTACATTCCCTTGCCTTCGATGATGTTGCTACGGATACCATCGGA from Flagellimonas oceani encodes the following:
- a CDS encoding WD40/YVTN/BNR-like repeat-containing protein; amino-acid sequence: MRLKQRTFYFLFTFFLSCAIFAQDFEALKYRTIGPARGGRVTTVTGTAMLPGTFYFGATGAGVWKTEDYGTSWHNVSDGFFKTPSIGAIEIAANDPNIVYVGTGSDGIRSNIIEGKGMYKSIDAGKTWEHIGLEKAGQIGAVEIDPTNSNIVWVAAIGNAFKSNEERGVFKTTDGGETWEKVLYVSDETGFADLELLPGNPNVVYAAAWKARRTPWTIDSGGKNSEGGIYKSVNGGKDWQKLEEGLPTGLIGKIDLAVSPVDSRILYAVIEAPGEDRGLYKSVDQGKSFEHVSDDERLVNRPFYYTNIELDPTDPDIVYSNANPLIKSTDGGKTWRRMSVPHGDNHDIWLNPDNPDLLIQCNDGGANVSHNGGETWSTQYNQPTAEIYQVAVDDQYPYWVYGAQQDNTTLAIPSMSPTATSPANGSTMMDVGGCETGPVIPMPGNHYIVYNNCKGRFSVYSKKTGQSREYSIGASNIYGHNPKDLKYRFQRVAPIHVSPFDPEVVYMGSQFLHRTSNGGKNWEIISPDLTANEPDKQVISGNPITRDITGEEYYSTLYSIRESKISKGVIWTGSNDGVISITKDGGATWKNVTPKKLPKGGRIESVEPSQFDPAKAYVAVDRHLLGDTTPYLYKTDNYGESWELISTESNGIPSDHTTRVLREDPAREGLLYAGTEYGMFVSFDDGATWEKFQQNLPVTPITDIVLFRGDLILSTMGRGFWILDNVTPLQDENITKLGDTPVLFKPDDTYRYQTPWGGGDFPEYPSTSVIIDYYLPSDVKEGVSLQIMDAQGKEISTIVSDSTKLRAATEKVEDMSLSMTFVYMNEKLETKKGINRFEWNLQQKGPWDKNERRRYKNGPMVLPGKYTAKLTVGDRSFEKSFEVLMDPKVEDEGISMADLKEQQELQFKVIDLLSEARKLQDKVEKKIKELEKSKAGEDKIQPYKDILKELKNDEGAYPEVVMVAQISYLYYIVSGSDKEPGQEEKDRYQELLAQFNELKGKANL